The following DNA comes from Ascaphus truei isolate aAscTru1 chromosome 1, aAscTru1.hap1, whole genome shotgun sequence.
aggacaactaaacacaggcggtcaatttgccagaactgcatacaatatgaatgcaaccttgcttacatgtataggtttagtagtgaatgctcatgtgctgcacatattacacataaaacagcatgtttgctatctcttggaacagctagcagtgtaggaaactggtgcttatattattattaatttacctcatatcttttatatgtttttcaagggcggacaagtgcagcaagcaaaaaagaaatgtgggacacaatagtcattggtgtcaatgcctgtgggaatagtgtcagggacaagtatcattgtcggaaaagatttgatgatattaggtccaaattgaaaaagaaaatacaagaccaacgcgtgcatgctactggcactggaggtgggcccacaccacaacgtctcatattgactccattggaggagctgcttcggccaaaattacttaccgtcgtcgtggaaggcttggctggtgaccgtgacattggaatttatccgtcacaatttccagcaggtgataaatattactgtactaggcgtgtcgttgcttacagttattttgcatatttacactgctttttatactgtcttcacaatataagcatacctgcatctatatatgtatatgtctgattctgtatatatatatctcaaaatagacatatatgtagtagtcctactaaaagcagtaactaatatagcacgtgccattgcgtgctcatttacatgtgaattcccaaaatgcatagctgcagtggaagcaattgatggtgggcgaagatggggaacaacagggtagtacacatgtgtaacacatgttcatgagaaattattagtagctacaggtacagaacagaaatatgtatcatattattgtgtattttattgattttactccgacaaacatgacattactgcctattttaagcatgcatcaaagaaattgcatgtaacggcctacaaacatcactggcactaacacatctatagttgcttatgaaaaggtccatttttgctttatgtcatatacagacagcataatgaggcacacgtatcatatgttatgtcattgttttcataacttaaacactgcagatgactacttagctcatctaccattgtgttaaagcagctgcaattaatatctcatcacagcatacacttcaacagagggggtggggttcagcacacacactaattacagcctcatttcacggtcaacttagttcacaccatttgcacctgtttcaagtcattgaaaggtgtggctgattaggctttttggggaagggaatacctttcttacaacctgaatagcacaactgaagttaatcacactcatttgaaagcttaactctagctactaaatgccccaacaactcattacttatcaaaccgtacgtcacacattagttcactcatatctatagttgaactactatgaaagacacattatcacacactgcatgtgttgtcttgttgagtcacagccacattcaggtgtgccacatcttcgattaatgtaccacacatatcctctaccaaaaacaacactttttgcaatatgaccaccttcatgataaccattgtgaatggtcatctcatgatagttatgtacattatgatactgatatcactacacaacatatgatttttatgtactcatttaatctatttatcctcacgcattactgcagaaacatagtatgttgtatgttagggaactcaaaaattctaagtacacaggcatgtacagtgttattacaactatttatgttcactttcacacacattttcggttaaggaactgatgttgttagttaatcataaatacagaacatacagaaCATACAGAACATACAGAACATACAGAacagtgtttgttcaatatttacacatgtaaatgtaaaacttatgttattgttatatatagttgcccctggaggacatgtgtcacctgagatggaacaagtgtcttcacctgggtcagccagctcaacactactagaaggtgagtgtatcatttgctggccatataatatgtgctcttctatatattatgttgtcatgtgcattatttgttttgcacatcttctttaaataggattacttagtgtcagtgaaaattaagtgtaaggcaacatgtattgtgttagtgatgttaattatcatgtaggacttctgagtttagagcaacttttcattcattcatatttcatactgagtccaaacattattcgtaagtcaaggtagtttttaatgaggttataaaacgtatgctaacatgttaggtgttacttaggacacagtacaattacatagtaacacagcatacattaacatgccatttaataatgtgtacatttctttttagaacatcatggtgatgaggatgatgagtatgatgaggatgacgccacagaagagactgaaatacaatcatgtgaccatgaagaggtgccaatagaaactgttgtaccgccaaatcgtccatcaacttccacatacgatgcaattgtagcttcagagggaaaaatagtggacgcagaaaatcgtcgccattcagacatgatgacagtgctggaaaggatgattggactgcaggaagaaacagtatcacaattggcacatctccacagagtcttcattgaagtgcctaaacagttgcaaaaaatcaacacctcattcgaagcattagttgttcagcaaacacaagctaattactggagaatgactaatgtaccacaattcaacacctcccagccaggatctgttcatgcaggtcagttttcaccacattcatctgatattcattcaccaggcccaaatgttaccggtcaagtagcagacattgctgtgcaggttcctgatgacatcctaccgctgccatctgtacaaattcagcagcagacacctacaaaggaggcgacaaaaacaaaacaagacacacatgaaacagaccaaccatcacttgtgcagtgtctaccaacttgctcacatgtgtcactgggcacaagccctgtccgtgaacagtcactacccaaaagccctgtaggtgaatcgctgcccaaaagccctgtaggtgagtcgctgcccaaaagccctgtaggtgaatcactgcccaaaagccctgtaggtgaatcgctgcccaaaagccctgtaggtgaatcactgcccaaaagccctgtaggtgagtcactggccacaagccctgtaggtgagttactggccacaagccccgtaggtgaacagtcactggccacaagccctgcccgtgaagtgccagaggccactcaaagtggctctgttgtgcctaaagttggtggcaaaagaaaaaggaaaattcaagagacaacaagcaggcctgttactcgctcgcaaaaggaacaaaaaaaataaatgttataattcagaaaatatgtctttggccttgttttgttgacttcagattatctaattactattgtatgtatgctgaagactgtgttgtttccaaactttcaactatgttcttgtacacgtgaagttttggaaatgttaacactcataattaattgtgttataaatatttatgttgtaatcgtctgttcagtaatggtccaccaggagccagttgctaagtttagagaagctgccattgactttgcagcaaaacattgcatttgggtgtgttaattgatgtaagaattgcatatgcatattagtcacatgcaattattaaaacacctaagtaagtgcaaacatctttcttgtacgtgtacagcaggattatgtgtaaattattacttacctttgccttgcttggccattgtaattttgtcctttaatcagttgtgtgttcgtttctataacatctcagaatgtataataatatatatacacacacacacacacacacacacacacacacacacacacacacacacacacacacacacacacacacacacacacacacactgagtgagtgtgagtgtgagtgtgtgagtgtgtatatatatatatgtatatgtgtatatatatatgtatatatgtgtatatatatatgtatatatgtgtatatatatatgtatatatgtgtatatatatatgtatatatgtgtatatgtgtatatatatatgtatatatgtgtatatatatatgtatatatgtgtatatatatatgtatatatgtatatatgtgtatatatatatgtatatatgtgtatatgtgtatatatatatgtatatatgtgtatatatatatatgtatatatgtgtatatatatatgtatatatgtgtatatatatatgtatatatgtgtgtatatatatatatatatatatatatatatatatatatatatatatatatatatatatatatatatatatatatatatatagtactatataaactggtatacacaaactaatacacttcatgcttccttgtgaaagcacactattttaataatacaggcctaatgtttgagaaatatcctaagtatgagactctaacagtattgtgcttaaacaaatgtttattacttcattcaatcatgtttctcaccatttaaataggtttcatacaaggtatacttaatgccatcaatgttgtgtgtactcctgcaatataaaaaaaaataaaatattatatataaatatatatatatttttataagagatatatttatatatatatatatatatatatatatatatatatatatatatatatatatatatatatatatatatacacacgtatttaaactcatgcagacagggagttaaccagactttcacatacacacagaaatgtaagcggggaaaaaacatttctttttgcaggtgtgtttttactgatatgcctggctaagaaatattttcacacactggtctttgttagttttcaaaaa
Coding sequences within:
- the LOC142470858 gene encoding uncharacterized protein LOC142470858; this encodes MWDTIVIGVNACGNSVRDKYHCRKRFDDIRSKLKKKIQDQRVHATGTGGGPTPQRLILTPLEELLRPKLLTVVVEGLAGDRDIGIYPSQFPAVAPGGHVSPEMEQVSSPGSASSTLLEEHHGDEDDEYDEDDATEETEIQSCDHEEVPIETVVPPNRPSTSTYDAIVASEGKIVDAENRRHSDMMTVLERMIGLQEETVSQLAHLHRVFIEVPKQLQKINTSFEALVVQQTQANYWRMTNVPQFNTSQPGSVHAGQFSPHSSDIHSPGPNVTGQVADIAVQVPDDILPLPSVQIQQQTPTKEATKTKQDTHETDQPSLVQCLPTCSHVSLGTSPVREQSLPKSPVGESLPKSPVGESLPKSPVGESLPKSPVGESLPKSPVGESLPKSPVGESLATSPVGELLATSPVGEQSLATSPAREVPEATQSGSVVPKVGGKRKRKIQETTSRPVTRSQKEQKK